The Deltaproteobacteria bacterium genome includes a region encoding these proteins:
- the lpxB gene encoding lipid-A-disaccharide synthase: MTRVLVSAGDASGEAHAADLVRALAARLPQARFVGLGGPALEAAGVELRVPLRDVAVGGLVEVLGHVPRVLAAWRSLEAAARETPTALAVLVDAPDLNLPLARRLRRAGVPVLYYIAPQVWAWRRGRTAKIARRADRLAVIFPFEVGVFAGTGLPVSFVGHPLVDRIRAADPPDRTRARAALGLDPARPLLLLLPGSRRNEVRGMLPLHLAAAAALRARVPDLAVALALAPTVTRSDVTPALGGLDVVVVEGRAYEAMAAADVALAKPGTATLELCLLGTPFAVMGRAHPLSAAILRRLVRLPSWTLPNLLAGAPIVPEFLQQQARPERVALALEELLAGPARELQRRRLAAVARGLGPGGAAARAAAIAEEMIRGRVAA, from the coding sequence GTGACGCGCGTCCTGGTCTCGGCCGGAGATGCCTCGGGCGAGGCCCACGCCGCGGACCTCGTGCGGGCGCTCGCGGCCCGCCTGCCGCAGGCCCGCTTCGTGGGGCTCGGCGGGCCGGCGCTCGAGGCCGCGGGCGTCGAGCTGCGCGTCCCCCTGCGCGACGTGGCCGTCGGCGGGCTCGTCGAGGTCTTGGGCCACGTCCCCCGCGTGCTCGCCGCGTGGCGCTCGCTCGAGGCAGCCGCCCGCGAGACGCCGACCGCCCTCGCCGTGCTGGTCGACGCCCCGGACCTGAACCTGCCGCTGGCCCGCCGGCTGCGGCGCGCCGGGGTTCCCGTGCTCTACTACATCGCGCCCCAGGTGTGGGCCTGGCGGCGCGGCCGGACCGCCAAGATCGCGCGCCGCGCGGACCGGCTCGCGGTGATCTTCCCGTTCGAGGTCGGGGTCTTCGCCGGCACGGGCCTCCCGGTGAGCTTCGTCGGCCATCCGCTCGTGGACCGCATCCGGGCCGCGGACCCCCCGGACCGGACGCGCGCGCGCGCCGCCCTGGGACTCGACCCGGCGCGGCCCCTGCTGCTGCTCCTGCCCGGCAGCCGCCGCAACGAGGTGCGGGGCATGCTGCCCCTGCACCTTGCCGCGGCGGCAGCCCTGCGGGCGCGCGTGCCGGACCTGGCGGTCGCCCTGGCGCTGGCTCCGACCGTGACCCGCTCCGACGTGACGCCAGCGCTGGGGGGGCTGGACGTGGTGGTGGTGGAAGGGCGAGCCTACGAGGCCATGGCCGCCGCCGACGTCGCCCTCGCCAAGCCGGGCACCGCCACGCTCGAGCTGTGCCTGCTCGGGACCCCCTTCGCGGTGATGGGGCGCGCGCACCCGCTCTCGGCCGCGATCCTGCGCCGGCTCGTCCGGCTGCCGTCGTGGACGCTCCCGAACCTGCTGGCCGGCGCTCCGATCGTGCCCGAGTTCCTGCAGCAGCAGGCGCGTCCCGAGCGGGTCGCGCTGGCGCTCGAGGAGCTCCTGGCGGGGCCCGCGCGCGAGCTCCAGCGCCGCCGGCTCGCGGCCGTCGCGCGCGGGCTCGGGCCGGGCGGCGCGGCGGCGCGGGCGGCGGCGATCGCCGAGGAGATGATCCGTGGTCGCGTGGCCGCTTAG
- a CDS encoding Gfo/Idh/MocA family oxidoreductase, translating to MAGRRLRVLVVGAGHMGRLHAVKAAHALPADVTLSGVADRHLDRAAVLAREHGGVPAASDPRALAAAADAAIVAVPTVAHAAVAGALLDAGLDVLVEKPIAATLAEAEEMIARARRAGRVLQVGHLEWHNPALRALFGRIRRPRFVEAHRLGPFPARGTDVDVVRDLMIHDLDVVQRLFGEEPASLEAVGVPVLSEQADLANARLRFPGGGVANLTASRVSPTPLRKLRIFQADGYLSVDFLAGSALLARRVEGREGARIDVEPVPVEPGDALTAQLRAFVAAVRTRRDEAGSAEAGARALRTALRVVAAMPPASELA from the coding sequence GTGGCCGGCCGCCGGCTGCGCGTGCTCGTCGTGGGCGCCGGGCACATGGGCCGCCTCCACGCCGTGAAGGCGGCCCACGCGCTGCCGGCCGACGTGACCCTGTCCGGCGTCGCAGACCGCCACCTCGACCGCGCCGCCGTGCTCGCGCGCGAGCACGGCGGCGTGCCTGCCGCGAGCGACCCGCGGGCGCTCGCGGCGGCGGCCGACGCCGCGATCGTGGCGGTGCCCACCGTCGCGCACGCCGCTGTGGCGGGAGCCCTGCTCGACGCCGGGCTCGACGTGCTGGTGGAGAAGCCGATCGCCGCCACGCTCGCCGAAGCCGAGGAGATGATCGCCCGCGCGCGGCGGGCCGGGCGCGTGCTCCAGGTGGGCCACCTCGAATGGCACAACCCGGCCCTGCGCGCGCTCTTCGGGCGGATCCGTCGGCCGCGCTTCGTCGAGGCCCACCGGCTGGGTCCCTTCCCCGCCCGCGGCACCGACGTCGACGTGGTGCGCGACCTCATGATCCACGACCTCGACGTGGTGCAGCGCCTGTTCGGCGAGGAGCCGGCCTCGCTCGAGGCGGTCGGTGTCCCGGTGCTCTCGGAGCAGGCCGACCTCGCGAACGCGCGGCTGCGCTTTCCGGGCGGTGGCGTCGCCAACCTGACCGCGAGCCGCGTGTCGCCGACGCCGCTGCGCAAGCTGCGGATCTTCCAGGCGGACGGCTATCTATCGGTCGACTTCCTCGCCGGCAGCGCGCTCCTCGCCCGGCGGGTCGAGGGCCGGGAGGGGGCGCGCATCGACGTCGAGCCGGTCCCCGTCGAGCCCGGGGACGCCCTGACGGCCCAGCTGCGGGCCTTCGTTGCCGCCGTGCGCACCCGTCGCGACGAGGCGGGCAGCGCCGAGGCGGGCGCGCGCGCGCTGCGCACCGCCCTGCGGGTCGTCGCGGCGATGCCGCCCGCGAGCGAGCTCGCGTGA
- the lpxI gene encoding UDP-2,3-diacylglucosamine diphosphatase LpxI (LpxI, functionally equivalent to LpxH, replaces it in LPS biosynthesis in a minority of bacteria.) produces MADTLGLVAGQGRLPFEVARGARRAGRRVWVAALRGFADPALAAEADALAWLHVGELAALLAGLRAAGVRELVLCGLVPKGLLFADPSLVRLDAAAARLLGGLHDRRDDALLRALADALEAEGFAVASQAAYTGELLAPEGPLGAVAPSAAQLDDVAFGWPIAMALGALDIGQTLVVRERTVLAVEAIEGTDEAIRRGAALGRGAVSVLKIRKPSQDPRLDVPVVGPETIATLAGAGARLLAIEAGRTLVLERAELVARADAAGVCVLGVAAGASPPPGRPE; encoded by the coding sequence ATGGCGGACACGCTCGGGCTGGTGGCGGGGCAGGGGCGCCTGCCCTTCGAGGTCGCGCGCGGGGCGCGCCGGGCGGGCCGCCGGGTCTGGGTGGCCGCGCTGCGCGGATTCGCCGATCCCGCCCTCGCGGCCGAGGCCGACGCGCTGGCCTGGCTGCACGTCGGGGAGCTCGCGGCACTCCTGGCCGGCCTGCGGGCCGCGGGCGTCCGCGAGCTCGTGCTCTGCGGCCTCGTGCCGAAGGGCCTGCTCTTCGCGGATCCCTCGCTGGTCCGGCTCGACGCCGCCGCCGCGCGCCTGCTCGGCGGGCTGCACGACCGCCGCGACGACGCGCTCCTGCGCGCGCTCGCCGACGCGCTCGAGGCCGAGGGCTTCGCGGTGGCGTCCCAGGCGGCCTACACGGGCGAGCTGCTGGCGCCGGAGGGCCCCCTCGGCGCCGTCGCGCCGAGCGCCGCGCAGCTCGACGACGTGGCCTTCGGCTGGCCCATCGCGATGGCCCTCGGGGCGCTCGACATCGGCCAGACGCTGGTGGTGCGCGAGCGCACGGTCCTGGCGGTCGAGGCGATCGAGGGCACCGACGAGGCGATCCGGCGCGGCGCGGCGCTCGGCCGCGGCGCCGTCTCGGTGCTGAAGATCCGCAAGCCGAGCCAGGACCCCCGCCTCGACGTGCCCGTGGTCGGCCCCGAGACGATCGCGACGCTCGCCGGGGCGGGCGCGCGCCTGCTCGCGATCGAGGCCGGGCGCACGCTCGTGCTCGAGCGCGCCGAGCTGGTCGCGCGCGCGGACGCGGCCGGCGTCTGCGTGCTCGGCGTTGCCGCCGGCGCAAGCCCGCCGCCGGGCCGCCCGGAGTGA
- the lpxA gene encoding acyl-ACP--UDP-N-acetylglucosamine O-acyltransferase: MPRIHPTAVVDPAAKLADDVEVGPLSYVGPGVELAGGVVVANQVSLTGLTRVGERTRIHPFAALGGDPQDKTFAGERTRLEIGADNVIREGATLHVGTPRGGGCTRIGDDNLIMNGAHVAHDCQVGSHVIVASFVGLAGHVVVEDHAVLGAYTGVHQFARVGESVMTAANSMLSQDAPPFAMVAGDRARIAGLNVVGARRRGLSDEAVRALKHAFHLLFASKLRFESARARVREELPDAPEVERLVRFLESSTRGFCR; this comes from the coding sequence TTGCCGCGGATCCATCCCACCGCCGTCGTCGACCCCGCCGCCAAGCTGGCGGACGACGTCGAGGTGGGCCCGCTCTCCTACGTCGGGCCGGGCGTGGAGCTGGCCGGCGGGGTGGTGGTGGCCAACCAGGTCAGCCTCACCGGCCTGACCCGGGTCGGCGAACGCACCCGCATCCACCCGTTCGCGGCGCTCGGCGGCGATCCCCAGGACAAGACCTTCGCGGGCGAGCGCACGCGGCTCGAGATCGGCGCCGACAACGTGATCCGCGAGGGCGCGACCCTCCACGTCGGCACGCCGCGCGGTGGCGGCTGCACCCGGATCGGCGACGACAACCTGATCATGAACGGCGCCCACGTGGCCCACGACTGCCAGGTGGGCTCCCACGTGATCGTGGCGAGCTTCGTCGGCCTGGCGGGCCACGTGGTGGTCGAGGACCACGCGGTGCTCGGTGCCTACACGGGCGTGCACCAGTTCGCGCGGGTGGGCGAGTCGGTGATGACGGCGGCCAACTCGATGCTCTCCCAGGACGCACCGCCCTTCGCGATGGTGGCGGGCGACCGCGCCCGGATCGCGGGCCTGAACGTCGTGGGGGCGCGGCGGCGGGGCCTCTCGGACGAGGCGGTGCGCGCGCTCAAGCACGCCTTCCACCTGCTGTTCGCCTCCAAGCTGCGCTTCGAGTCGGCACGGGCGCGGGTCCGCGAGGAGCTGCCGGACGCGCCCGAGGTGGAGCGCCTCGTGCGCTTCCTCGAGAGCTCGACGCGCGGCTTCTGCCGGTAG
- a CDS encoding OmpH family outer membrane protein: MRALRSVVLAAAVLLLQAGVASAQEAVKIGVVDIDQAINATEQGKSAREELNKKRKAGAAQLKPLIDKGRALSEELQSKRFVLSEEALYQKQLDLAKIQADVQAQMTALENDYKIAQEELLNPLRKKLVETIDEIAKSEGFTVIMERNTPGLLYSKEALDVTDKVIARFNKKG, encoded by the coding sequence ATGCGTGCGCTTCGTTCCGTCGTTCTCGCTGCGGCGGTGCTGCTGCTCCAGGCCGGTGTGGCCTCGGCCCAGGAGGCCGTCAAGATCGGCGTGGTCGACATCGACCAGGCCATCAACGCGACGGAGCAGGGCAAGTCGGCCCGGGAGGAGCTGAACAAGAAGCGCAAGGCGGGCGCGGCCCAGCTCAAGCCGCTGATCGACAAGGGCCGCGCGCTCTCCGAGGAGCTGCAGAGCAAGCGCTTCGTGCTCTCGGAGGAGGCGCTCTACCAGAAGCAGCTCGACCTCGCCAAGATCCAGGCCGACGTCCAGGCGCAGATGACCGCGCTCGAGAACGACTACAAGATCGCGCAGGAGGAGCTGCTGAACCCGCTGCGCAAGAAGCTCGTCGAGACCATCGACGAGATCGCGAAGAGCGAGGGCTTCACGGTCATCATGGAACGCAACACGCCGGGCCTGCTCTACTCGAAGGAAGCGCTCGACGTGACCGACAAGGTGATCGCCCGCTTCAACAAGAAGGGCTAG
- the bamA gene encoding outer membrane protein assembly factor BamA: MRPLLSILLAAFAAALGLFGSAAQAQEPVKVLVAVLPFQVHSERDLAPLVGSLAGQLTARLEASGKVEVVDTVVVREALVAHVAGERTEEVLRQLARELGAQWVVQGSLTELAGAYSLDVTVTPAGETIPSRTMVFTADGDPELRVRVDELSDRVLEIVSGGAAPGGQVVEVRIEGAAGQEDAIRRELRVQPGRPFEGDALRADVERLRKRPGFASAESAVERGPGGVVVTYRLVASERILGVPEAGRGGDRVAEVRITGNKRIEADAIRARISTQPGQPYDPARLAEDVRQVHALGFFENVRVLSEPSPAGRILTFEIEENPVVRQITIAGNDSIDSDRIRDQLTLTTGATLDLPLLYENRDRIEALYRAEGYYQAKVGYDVAALPNDAVAVNFEVTEGKKLRLEEIRFEGNAHFTNKELRSGMRTKVWRPWSYLTRYLDKSGTYAEPVFMQDLQLVERKYNDAGYLRAEVGEPDVTTEKDGLVVTVPVTEGDRYKVGTLDVSGDPTVTGADLEDEFTLSDDEWFNRSHLTRDVDMVTRRYTDRGYFYASVNPLTKVDETSKIVDVVFDVQKGPLYFVRQIDIQGNTRTLDRVVRREMQLVEGELYSARKLQASKLRLDGLGFFEEVNFEPTRTEDPDALDLDVSVVEKSTGAISFGAGYSTADSIVLSGSINQANLFGRGYGVRLAVDIGGQRDRFYGQFVNRRLFDSEFSLAATGYRSDVQYEDFEQTSTGFDANLGRSLDEANQHRAFLRYSFALREIEADDEINASSPIFREFLQDDTITSLAGLSYRVDTRNDRVLPTGGYEAGVSLEGAGLGGFTKFARVEARAALYRGIPEWLPIPLREKSSVVLAGRLGYTLPFNDVGDYDDLPAGPLSCFGNGEVCSLVDIDTDIELPLSERYFLGGLGSFQLRGYKARSVGPRRSILQENLNIFGEGTGAFRPKGRNADGTCPGGSDSDCNSLDDKDDDDFADLDDTDVIGGSQFISLTAEYRFPISEALGLVGILFLDAGDAMYEDEFLLEATEWRYGTGVGALWFSPFGPLQAFVGFPINPLSVEDAYVFEFSVGGSAL, from the coding sequence GTGCGGCCCCTGCTCTCGATCCTGCTGGCGGCGTTCGCAGCGGCCCTCGGGCTCTTCGGGTCGGCCGCCCAGGCCCAGGAGCCGGTCAAGGTCCTGGTGGCGGTGCTGCCCTTCCAGGTCCACAGCGAACGCGACCTCGCGCCGCTGGTCGGCTCGCTCGCCGGCCAGCTCACGGCCCGCCTCGAGGCGAGCGGCAAGGTCGAGGTGGTCGACACCGTGGTGGTCCGCGAGGCGCTGGTGGCGCACGTGGCCGGCGAGCGCACCGAGGAGGTCCTGCGCCAGCTCGCGCGCGAGCTCGGCGCGCAGTGGGTCGTGCAGGGCAGCCTCACCGAGCTGGCCGGCGCCTACAGCCTGGACGTGACGGTGACGCCGGCCGGCGAGACGATCCCCTCCCGCACCATGGTCTTCACCGCCGACGGCGACCCTGAGCTGCGCGTGCGCGTGGACGAGCTCTCCGACCGCGTGCTCGAGATCGTGTCGGGCGGCGCGGCGCCGGGCGGGCAGGTGGTCGAGGTGCGCATCGAAGGCGCCGCGGGGCAGGAGGACGCGATCCGCCGCGAGCTGCGCGTGCAGCCCGGCCGTCCCTTCGAGGGCGACGCGTTGCGGGCCGACGTCGAGCGGCTGCGCAAACGTCCGGGCTTCGCGAGCGCGGAGTCCGCGGTCGAGCGCGGGCCAGGCGGCGTGGTCGTGACCTACCGGCTGGTCGCGTCGGAGCGGATCCTCGGCGTCCCCGAGGCGGGCCGCGGCGGCGACCGCGTCGCCGAGGTGCGCATCACCGGCAACAAGCGCATCGAGGCCGACGCGATCCGCGCCCGCATCTCGACCCAGCCCGGCCAGCCCTACGACCCCGCGCGGCTGGCCGAGGACGTGCGCCAGGTCCACGCGCTCGGCTTCTTCGAGAACGTGCGGGTGCTCTCGGAGCCCTCGCCGGCGGGCCGCATCCTGACCTTCGAGATCGAGGAGAACCCGGTCGTCCGCCAGATCACGATCGCCGGCAACGACTCGATCGACTCCGACCGCATCCGCGACCAGTTGACGCTCACCACCGGCGCCACCCTCGACCTGCCGCTGCTCTACGAGAACCGCGACCGCATCGAGGCCCTGTACCGCGCCGAAGGCTACTACCAGGCGAAGGTCGGCTACGACGTCGCGGCGCTGCCCAACGACGCGGTGGCCGTGAACTTCGAGGTCACCGAGGGCAAGAAGCTGCGGCTCGAGGAGATCCGCTTCGAGGGCAACGCGCACTTCACCAACAAGGAGCTGCGCAGCGGGATGCGCACCAAGGTGTGGCGCCCGTGGTCCTACCTGACCCGCTACCTCGACAAGTCGGGCACCTACGCCGAGCCGGTGTTCATGCAGGACCTCCAGCTCGTCGAGCGCAAGTACAACGACGCCGGCTACCTGCGCGCGGAGGTCGGCGAGCCCGACGTGACCACCGAGAAGGACGGGCTGGTGGTCACGGTGCCCGTGACCGAGGGCGACCGCTACAAGGTGGGCACGCTCGACGTGAGCGGCGATCCCACCGTGACGGGCGCCGACCTGGAGGACGAGTTCACGCTCTCCGACGACGAGTGGTTCAACCGCTCGCACCTGACCCGCGACGTGGACATGGTGACACGGCGCTACACCGACCGCGGCTACTTCTACGCCAGCGTGAACCCGCTCACCAAGGTCGACGAGACCAGCAAGATCGTGGACGTCGTCTTCGACGTGCAGAAGGGCCCCCTCTACTTCGTGCGCCAGATCGACATCCAGGGCAACACGCGCACGCTCGACCGCGTCGTGCGCCGCGAGATGCAGCTCGTCGAGGGCGAGCTCTACTCGGCGCGCAAGCTCCAGGCCTCGAAGCTGCGCCTCGACGGGCTCGGCTTCTTCGAGGAGGTCAACTTCGAGCCCACCCGCACCGAGGACCCGGACGCGCTCGACCTCGACGTGTCGGTGGTCGAGAAGTCGACCGGCGCCATCTCCTTCGGCGCCGGCTACTCGACGGCCGACTCGATCGTGCTCTCGGGCAGCATCAACCAGGCGAACCTCTTCGGGCGCGGCTACGGCGTGCGGCTGGCGGTCGACATCGGCGGCCAGCGCGACCGCTTCTACGGCCAGTTCGTGAACCGCCGGCTCTTCGACAGCGAGTTCAGCCTGGCCGCCACCGGCTACCGCTCCGACGTCCAGTACGAGGACTTCGAGCAGACCAGCACCGGCTTCGACGCGAACCTCGGCCGCTCGCTCGACGAGGCCAACCAGCACCGCGCCTTCCTGCGCTACTCCTTCGCGCTGCGCGAGATCGAGGCCGACGACGAGATCAACGCCTCCTCGCCGATCTTCCGCGAGTTCCTGCAGGACGACACGATCACGAGCCTGGCCGGCCTCTCCTATCGCGTGGACACGCGCAACGACCGGGTCCTGCCGACCGGCGGCTACGAGGCCGGCGTGTCGCTGGAGGGCGCCGGGCTCGGCGGCTTCACGAAGTTCGCGCGTGTGGAAGCCCGCGCCGCGCTCTACCGCGGGATCCCCGAGTGGCTGCCGATCCCGCTGCGCGAGAAGTCCTCGGTCGTGCTGGCGGGCCGGCTCGGCTACACGCTGCCCTTCAACGACGTCGGCGACTACGACGACCTTCCCGCCGGCCCGCTCTCCTGCTTCGGCAACGGGGAGGTGTGCTCGCTCGTCGACATCGACACGGACATCGAGCTGCCGCTCTCGGAGCGCTACTTCCTCGGCGGCCTGGGCTCGTTCCAGCTACGCGGCTACAAGGCGCGCTCGGTGGGTCCCCGGCGCTCGATCCTCCAGGAGAACCTCAACATCTTCGGGGAGGGGACCGGCGCCTTCCGGCCGAAGGGCCGCAACGCCGACGGAACCTGTCCGGGCGGGAGCGACTCGGACTGCAACTCGCTCGACGACAAGGACGACGACGATTTCGCCGATCTCGACGACACCGACGTGATCGGCGGCAGCCAGTTCATCTCGCTGACGGCCGAGTACCGCTTCCCGATCTCGGAGGCGCTCGGCCTGGTCGGCATCCTCTTCCTCGACGCGGGCGACGCGATGTACGAGGACGAGTTCCTGCTCGAGGCGACCGAATGGCGCTACGGCACCGGCGTGGGTGCGCTGTGGTTCTCGCCCTTCGGCCCGCTGCAGGCCTTCGTCGGCTTCCCGATCAATCCGCTCTCCGTCGAGGACGCCTACGTCTTCGAGTTCTCGGTGGGCGGCTCCGCCCTGTGA
- a CDS encoding ABC transporter ATP-binding protein, whose product MSESERPYAGPLLEVKGLGKRFVTADGELEVLRGIDFQLAAGDRVAIVGQSGVGKSTFLHLLGALDHPSAGSVRFRGEDVFAKPPDELARFRNQSLGFVFQFHHLLPEFSALENVMMPGLLRGLGFAAMRERAAAILAEVGLAARLEHRTGKLSGGERQRVAVARALVLDPALVLADEPTGNLDPATGERIGELLLEMNRTRGTALVVVTHNERLARRLGRIAVLREGALGEGEVFPET is encoded by the coding sequence ATGAGTGAATCCGAGCGCCCCTACGCGGGCCCGCTCCTCGAGGTGAAGGGCCTCGGCAAGCGCTTCGTCACCGCCGACGGCGAGCTCGAGGTGCTGCGTGGGATCGACTTCCAGCTCGCGGCCGGCGACCGGGTCGCGATCGTGGGGCAGTCGGGGGTGGGGAAGTCCACCTTCCTGCACCTGCTCGGCGCCCTCGACCACCCGAGCGCGGGCAGCGTGCGCTTCCGCGGCGAGGACGTCTTCGCCAAGCCGCCCGACGAGCTCGCGCGCTTCCGCAACCAGTCGCTCGGCTTCGTCTTCCAGTTCCACCACCTGCTGCCCGAGTTCAGCGCGCTCGAGAACGTCATGATGCCGGGCCTGCTGCGCGGCCTGGGCTTCGCCGCGATGCGCGAGCGGGCGGCGGCGATCCTCGCCGAGGTGGGCCTCGCGGCGCGACTCGAGCACCGCACCGGCAAGCTCTCGGGCGGTGAGCGCCAGCGGGTGGCGGTGGCGCGCGCGCTGGTGCTGGATCCGGCGCTGGTGCTCGCCGACGAGCCCACCGGGAACCTCGACCCGGCCACCGGCGAGCGGATCGGGGAGCTCCTGCTCGAGATGAACCGCACGCGCGGGACGGCGCTCGTGGTCGTCACCCACAACGAGCGTCTGGCGCGCCGGCTCGGCCGGATCGCGGTGCTGCGCGAGGGGGCGCTGGGGGAGGGGGAGGTCTTCCCCGAGACGTGA
- a CDS encoding lipoprotein-releasing ABC transporter permease subunit, whose translation MGTLQALWQVVGATGGALALAFIVLLAIGLVALTVLFGGAALVVLERFARLERRWPTTLAAWALASVAAAWVGLDVALPGAWTRRAELVTTLPAALAAGAVAVAVSMAIVRLLLAIARPRTLAVLAVVAGALGLLAVLPVPPVAWLGLAARQGLAAAGLALLFALGALVLLGLAPLGAAGLADTRGGVEWFVAVRYLVAKRRQTFISVITSICVAGVAAGVWLIITVLSVMNGFERTWRDEIIGNRAHFTVQSGLGPFGDWEQVLARVREVPGVAAASPFLQAEGMVRGDNGEIVGVRVQGIDPTRIGDVTDLRDDLIAGSLEDLAAAPEGEDGAPGIVIGDQLAGALGLSVGDPLLLVSPFGGPPTPLGPSPRLSRFRVAGVFRSTFFQYDEVVTYVSLAAAQDFRRLDGDVVDGLEVRTDDLYRSAQIGEQVEQALGFPFFSRDWKEFFPAFFQALKTERVMMFVLLTMIMVVAAFAIVVTLVMMIMEKAGDIAILKAMGARDAAIERIFAIEGALIGLVGTVIGVIAGIAVTTRLDWVQRQVEAITGIDALPASVYQGISQLPAELDPLQIAVVVGIAMALALGGTLIPSRQGARLDPVEALRYE comes from the coding sequence GTGGGAACCCTGCAGGCGCTCTGGCAGGTGGTGGGCGCGACGGGCGGAGCGCTCGCGCTGGCCTTCATCGTGCTGCTCGCGATCGGGCTCGTCGCGCTGACGGTGCTCTTCGGCGGTGCGGCGCTGGTGGTGCTCGAGCGCTTCGCCCGGCTCGAGCGGCGCTGGCCGACGACGCTCGCAGCGTGGGCGCTCGCCAGCGTGGCGGCCGCCTGGGTGGGGCTCGACGTTGCCCTCCCCGGGGCCTGGACGCGGCGCGCCGAGCTCGTGACCACGCTGCCGGCCGCGCTCGCGGCCGGCGCGGTCGCGGTCGCGGTCTCGATGGCGATCGTGCGCCTGCTGCTCGCGATCGCGCGCCCGCGCACGCTGGCCGTGCTGGCGGTGGTCGCCGGCGCGCTCGGCCTGCTCGCCGTGCTCCCCGTGCCGCCGGTTGCGTGGCTCGGGCTCGCAGCGCGGCAGGGGCTGGCAGCGGCCGGGCTCGCGTTGCTCTTCGCGCTCGGTGCCCTCGTCCTGCTCGGCCTCGCGCCGCTCGGCGCCGCCGGGCTCGCCGACACGCGCGGCGGCGTCGAGTGGTTCGTGGCGGTGCGCTACCTGGTCGCGAAGCGCCGCCAGACCTTCATCTCGGTGATCACCTCGATCTGCGTGGCCGGCGTCGCGGCCGGCGTGTGGCTGATCATCACGGTGCTCTCGGTGATGAACGGCTTCGAGCGCACCTGGCGCGACGAGATCATCGGCAACCGCGCGCACTTCACCGTGCAGAGCGGGCTCGGGCCCTTCGGCGACTGGGAGCAGGTGCTGGCGCGGGTGCGCGAGGTCCCCGGCGTCGCCGCCGCGTCGCCCTTCCTGCAGGCGGAGGGGATGGTGCGCGGTGACAACGGGGAGATCGTCGGCGTGCGCGTGCAGGGCATCGACCCGACCCGGATCGGCGACGTCACCGACCTGCGCGACGACCTGATCGCGGGCTCGCTCGAGGATCTCGCTGCCGCGCCCGAGGGCGAGGACGGCGCGCCCGGCATCGTGATCGGCGACCAGCTCGCCGGTGCGCTCGGGCTCTCGGTCGGCGACCCGCTCCTGCTGGTCTCGCCCTTCGGCGGGCCGCCGACGCCGCTCGGGCCCTCGCCGCGGCTCTCGCGCTTCCGGGTGGCGGGCGTGTTCCGCTCCACCTTCTTCCAGTACGACGAGGTCGTGACCTACGTGAGCCTCGCCGCGGCCCAGGATTTCCGCCGGCTCGACGGCGACGTGGTCGACGGCCTCGAGGTCCGCACCGACGACCTCTACCGCTCGGCCCAGATCGGCGAGCAGGTGGAGCAGGCGCTCGGCTTCCCGTTCTTCAGCCGCGACTGGAAGGAGTTCTTCCCGGCCTTCTTCCAGGCGCTCAAGACCGAGCGGGTGATGATGTTCGTACTGCTCACGATGATCATGGTGGTGGCGGCCTTCGCGATCGTCGTGACGCTCGTGATGATGATCATGGAGAAGGCCGGCGACATCGCGATCCTGAAGGCGATGGGCGCGCGCGACGCCGCGATCGAGCGCATCTTCGCGATCGAGGGCGCCTTGATCGGGCTGGTCGGCACGGTGATCGGCGTGATCGCCGGGATCGCCGTCACCACGCGCCTCGACTGGGTCCAGCGCCAGGTCGAGGCGATCACCGGGATCGACGCGCTGCCGGCCTCGGTGTACCAGGGCATCTCGCAGCTCCCGGCCGAGCTCGATCCGCTGCAGATCGCGGTCGTGGTCGGGATCGCGATGGCGCTCGCGCTGGGAGGCACGCTGATCCCGTCTCGCCAGGGGGCTCGTCTCGATCCCGTCGAGGCGCTCCGCTATGAGTGA